A window of Haloarcula marismortui ATCC 43049 genomic DNA:
GTTTCTCCGCCGGCGCGGCGTCGACAACTTCGAGTGCGGGCTCGCCCTGACGGTCGATGACCCGCTGGACGGGGTCGTCGCCCTCGACGCGAAAGAACTCGTAGTGCAGTTGGGGGCGAACGGCGGCGATAACGTCGCGGTCGCCGGTGACGTACACTTCCTCGGGCCGTTTTCGTCGTACCTCGTCCGCGACGAGGCCGGCGAAGTTCCGCAGTTCGACGACGACCGTTTCGTCGCTCCCTTCGCCTTCCGGCGTCGTCGTCACCGTCCGCTGGCCGACGACCGACCCGTCCAGAAGCGAGGTCACCGTCGCCCGCTCGCGGTCGAGTTCGAGGACGACGGCGTCCGTATTGGCAGTGTGACAGACCAGGCAGTAGTCACCCGGCCGGTCAAGCGGCGTGGCACACTGCCGACAGTCCATAGCTGTGGCTATGGGTCCGCGCGGATAAGGGAGACGGTT
This region includes:
- a CDS encoding DUF2103 domain-containing protein; translation: MDCRQCATPLDRPGDYCLVCHTANTDAVVLELDRERATVTSLLDGSVVGQRTVTTTPEGEGSDETVVVELRNFAGLVADEVRRKRPEEVYVTGDRDVIAAVRPQLHYEFFRVEGDDPVQRVIDRQGEPALEVVDAAPAEKLGGSHSTLIGGRSGQRVIQTVAGHPHVKKVIPGPIDAGGASSPTGVRAKATRADANGNVRVLIRDGSSVQENRVVTTAGDRELGEHVRADLNEALREAELQE